A single region of the Eulemur rufifrons isolate Redbay chromosome 8, OSU_ERuf_1, whole genome shotgun sequence genome encodes:
- the LOC138389449 gene encoding olfactory receptor 2A12-like — MWMLPGQNQSWVSEFILLGFSRDPTTNRTLFVAFLFLYLSSVLGNVLIVILIRLDTHLHTPMYFFLCILSLIDMAYLTTTVPQMLVHLLTPSQTITFAGCWLQMYVFGAFGVTECTFFVVMAYDRYVAICHPLRYTVILSWGLCTRLAAGTLACGFFISLIHTFLTMRLPYCGPNVVNHYFCEGPSVRSLACKDTYVIETVDLVISVFLIVTPLCVILASYVHIALAILKIKSIRGRFKAFSTCASHLTVVTFFYAPAIYIYMRPSSSYSPERDKLISLFYNVFTALLNPVVYSLRNKDIKEAFLKVMGHGRVAR; from the coding sequence ATGTGGATGCTTCCAGGGCAGAACCAAAGCTGGGTTTCTGAATTTATACTGCTTGGCTTCTCCAGGGACCCCACTACCAATAGGACCCTCTTCGTTGCCTTCCTTTTCCTCTACCTCAGCTCAGTCCTGGGCAACGTGCTCATTGTCATCTTGATCCGCCTGGACACACATCTCCACACCCCCATGTATTTCTTCCTGTGTATCCTGTCCCTGATCGACATGGCCTACCTCACCACGACCGTGCCCCAGATGCTGGTACACCTTCTCACTCCCTCTCAGACCATCACCTTTGCTGGCTGCTGGCTGCAGATGTACGTGTTTGGTGCCTTTGGCGTGACCGAGTGCACCTTCTTTGTAGTCATGGCTTATGACCGATACGTGGCCATTTGCCACCCACTGCGTTATACTGTCATCCTCAGTTGGGGCCTGTGCACACGGCTGGCAGCTGGCACATTGGCCTGTGGTTTCTTCATCTCTCTGATCCACACCTTCCTCACCATGAGGCTGCCCTATTGTGGGCCAAATGTGGTCAACCACTACTTCTGTGAAGGCCCCTCGGTACGGAGCTTGGCTTGCAAGGATACTTACGTGATTGAGACGGTGGACCTGGTCATCAGTGTCTTTTTGATTGTCACCCCATTGTGTGTCATTCTGGCCTCCTATGTTCATATTGCCCTGGCCATTCTCAAGATCAAGTCCATTCGGGGCCGCTTCAAGGCTTTCTCCACCTGTGCCTCCCACTTGACTGTGGTCACATTCTTCTATGCTCCGGCCATTTACATCTACATGAGGCCGAGCTCCAGCTATTCCCCTGAGCGAGACAAGCTGATCTCACTGTTTTACAATGTCTTCACTGCCCTGCTCAACCCTGTGGTCTACAGTCTGAGGAACAAGGACATTAAGGAGGCGTTTCTGAAGGTGATGGGTCATGGTAGGGTGGCCCGGTGA